The Budorcas taxicolor isolate Tak-1 chromosome 5, Takin1.1, whole genome shotgun sequence genome includes a window with the following:
- the LOC128048191 gene encoding protein HP-20 homolog, with amino-acid sequence MADLRILVSIILMANAVLEKGGCAGPPGLPGHPGPPGIRGPPGPRGIPGLPGVTGIPGPSVKCPCQRKSAFTVKLSGQLPSPSKPVPFTEVLYNAQRDLQEDTGVFTCRVPGNYHFLFDVDLHHCKVTVQLMRDKSSVLEKHQVSTKEPRNLSGVLTLPLHVGEKVWLEAKVETEKPEQARVTIYFSGFLT; translated from the exons ATCTCCGGATATTGGTCAGCATCATCCTAATGGCAAATGCTGTCCTGGAGAAAGGAGGGTGTGCCGGACCTCCAGGGCTTCCAGGACACCCAGGACCTCCAGGTATAAGAGGGCCTCCTGGTCCCAGAG GAATACCAGGTTTACCAGGTGTGACGGGAATTCCAGGACCAAGTGTAAAATGCCCGTGCCAGAGAAAGTCCGCCTTCACTGTGAAGCTCAGTGGCCAGCTGCCTTCACCTTCGAAGCCTGTCCCCTTCACAGAGGTCCTGTACAATGCCCAGAGAGACTTACAGGAGGACACTGGGGTCTTCACATGCAGGGTGCCAGGaaattaccatttcctcttcgATGTGGATCTCCATCACTGCAAGGTGACTGTTCAGCTGATGAGGGACAAAAGTTCTGTCTTAGAAAAGCATCAGGTCTCCACCAAAGAGCCCAGGAATCTCTCTGGAGTGTTGACCCTGCCGCTGCACGTAGGCGAGAAGGTGTGGCTGGAAGCAAAAGTGGAAACTGAGAAGCCAGAGCAAGCCAGAGTCACAATTTATTTCTCTGGTTTCCTAACATAG